In Amaranthus tricolor cultivar Red isolate AtriRed21 chromosome 5, ASM2621246v1, whole genome shotgun sequence, a genomic segment contains:
- the LOC130813283 gene encoding RING-H2 finger protein ATL47-like yields MEDITSSIQKKGNKNYFTILEISIGALITTSLALYILHIIFTKYFKRRNQTLYVEPTTSISLDNHILNTIPILFYSSKTCDLYSINKVDQCVICLGTFHKGDLIRWLPNCGHIFHVSCIDHWFHAHITCPICRALVHGPSGNRDLAGARPVLHRTRSGGLMCHSNKLVLPVQGLGPCDLVKVQLKRSLSMNESCAVIDTREQSSSSSSSCSSLLVDNSSCNHPTISKFDFLLSRLYGYSEGHGGTLRSNGILPY; encoded by the coding sequence ATGGAGGACATAACTTCATCAATccaaaaaaaaggaaacaaaaattattttacaattttagaGATTTCAATAGGTGCCCTAATCACAACCTCTCTTGCACTCTATATTCTTCACATAATCTTCACCAAATATTTCAAAAGAAGAAATCAAACTCTTTATGTTGAACCAACAACTTCAATAAGTCTTGATAATCATATCCTAAACACAATCCcaatccttttttattcttccaAAACATGTGATTTATATAGCATTAATAAAGTTGATCAATGTGTAATATGTCTTGGAACTTTTCATAAAGGTGATTTAATTCGTTGGCTTCCTAATTGTGGTCATATATTTCATGTTTCATGTATTGATCATTGGTTTCATGCACATATAACTTGTCCTATTTGTCGTGCGCTTGTGCATGGGCCGAGCGGAAATCGAGACCTTGCTGGTGCTCGGCCTGTGCTGCATAGGACAAGATCGGGCGGTTTGATGTGTCATTCAAATAAATTGGTGCTACCCGTACAAGGGTTAGGACCTTGTGATTTGGTTAAGGTTCAGTTGAAGAGATCGCTGTCGATGAATGAATCTTGTGCGGTGATTGATACAAGGGAACAAAGtagttcttcttcttcctcttgtTCTTCATTATTAGTTGATAATAGTTCTTGTAATCATCCTACTatttcaaaatttgattttttattaagtagatTGTATGGGTATAGTGAAGGACATGGAGGTACTCTAAGGAGTAATGGTATTCTACCTTATTGA